The genomic segment AAAAGCAAACTTCCGCCATTCTTCTCCGCGTCCAACGCGCAATTACCTCTCCCTCCGCGACGACAACGATAAATACCAGAACCCCCATCACACCTTCGCATCCCCTGAACATTTCAACCACCGCGAAAAccatccaacatggccgacCTACCCCCCGACCTCTTCGaccaaaccaccatcatctccctcctcGCCACCGTggccatcgtcctcgtcgccTACCTCACCTCCAAGTCCGTCCTGCCCGCCTCAACATCCAGCACCCTCCGCTTTCTCTTCATCTGGCACCTCGCCGACGCGCTGTGCCACTTCATCCTCGAAGGCAGCTTCCTGTACCACTGCTTCTTCTCGTACATCACCCCCACCGCGGACACGGACGTCGCGAGCCTGTTCCCCACGCCGTTCAACTTCCTGGGCTGGGAGAACCAGAGGATCTATGGGCCGCAGAGCGGTGGGGACAACCCGTTTGCGCAGCTGTGGATGGTGTATGCGCGGGCGGATAAGAGATGGGCGGGTATTGATCTTGTATGTCACCTGGACCACGCATAACTTCAACTGCTGACGGGATTTTTAGGGCGTCGTCAGTCTGGAGTTGCTGACTGTGTTCTTTGATGGACCTGTCGCGTTGTATATTTGCTATTTGATTAGCAAGGGGAGTCCCAAGGTCAACTTTTGGATGATTGTTCTTGCTACGGCTGAACTATATGGAGGTGAGTCGCAAAACGTGTGGAAGTTTTGCTTTTACTGATGGGGTGGGATAGGCTTCATGACTTTTTGCCCTGAGTGGCTTACTGGTAATGTCAACCTGGATAGTAGCAACTTCATGTACATGTGGGTGTACctggtcttcttcaatggTCTTTGGGTGGTTATTCCCTTGTACGCCATGTGGTATTCGTACTCCCAGATCTCGAGTGCCTTTGCCGTTCAAggcaccaagaagaagatctAGGGGGGTTGCCACGCAAATTGGATCTAGGTACAGGCACATGGACCAATAGGTGGCATGATGACCGGAATAATATTCACAAGGATATacacaccacaccaacatGTACAGCAAGTATGATAATACTAATTTGAATTGCAATTATCTAAGGGGTATTAGACGTTATCCCGCAGCCCTACAGACCGCATCTCCTACTCCCAACCATTTAGATCTGCTGCTTGTGAGCCTCAGCCTTAGCATCGTGCTTATGCTCGTCGAACTTGTCACCAACGGcgtccttggcagcagaggcACTACACTAGTTAGTTTACGCTATCCGTCAAAGTACACTGTTCAAACATACCGAGTGCCAATGGGGGCATCACCATCCTTGGCAACTTGCTTGTTGGTCTCCTTGGACGCTCCACTGGTAGCCTGCTTCACAGACTCGGAGACGTAGTTGACACCTTGCTTGAGAGAATCCATTGTAGTTTTTGTTGTTAAAGACGTTTGTGGTTATGATTGGTAAATTGTGTGAATGACGAGTGTGAGTGATGGAGGAACGGGAGGGCTGTCAAGTGGTCCTTATATAACACCGTCATTCTGACGATGGCGAACCTTTCCCTGGGATTGAGCTTCACATGCTGGCGAGGGGCACATTGCGTCATGGATATTTTTACGTATTGGAGTTGGCGGGCAGGGCGGGCTTGGTTCACGGGAGAAAAGGTGAGGAGTGGGTAAGTGTAGTGTATACCTGATGGATCGAGCTTAAGGCGTGAAAACAAGCTCGTGGAGTGAGGGAGCTTGTTGCAATGACTTGCATCTTGCATGGTCGATGGAAATGTGGCTTTGCGCAACGGATGACGTCAAAGACATGTGGCTTGCGTTTGCTATTGGCGAGGGGCGTTGAGCGTTTGAAGATGTGATAGGTCGGGAGGGAGAATTCCACAAAAAGAAGCCGTCATTGCAAGATGATCTCTTGGTTGCTAtctcgccgtcttctcaatAAAGTGTCAGCTGGCTATGAAGAGCAAGTGAGGGATAGGTCTGGTGGGGGATGATGCCGTTGACAATGACGCAGATGCATGTGGAGCTTTTATTAGATCCGCAACAGCAGTGCAGCTACCTAAATTGTTGCTCGTGGAACTGCAGCTGCAGTGTTTATTGGCTGGACGCTTGTCATTTAAATCGAGATTATTGCGCGGCGGAGGTTTGTCTCCGGACgacgttgacgatgctgcTCactttggtgtttggtggAATGCCGGCAATAAACGGTCACGCGGCTGATTTCGGGTAGATAACTTGATCTTTACGAATGTCGTGCCACTTGATAACCTTGATAAGTGCTGTGACGTATGGCCACGTATCTGGGAGAATGGACCATGCATGGATGTCTTTTGCTGGGCGTAGTGTTAGTCCTTTGTGGAGATGAAGTATGCCCGTTATTTGAGGCCGGAGACGTAGGACCCGAGATTATTTGTCGGAAAGGTTGCCGTGTGGGCTCATTGAGTTAGAGTGACTATCGGCCATAGTCCGTAAGGGCATATGTTTCCAAAGTAGCCTGCTAACACGCTGTGGTGTAGGATAATGTAAGTCGTGATATGCGGTACCTTTGGTGGCCAAACGCTGCTTGAAGCGTTTAGATTAACGACGGATGCTTCCGCGGCCCGTTTATTCGACgctcaagtcaagttgactaCCTGGACGGCAGACCAGCAGATCTACCTCACAGCAGTACGCTGATTATTGAGACGGCGAGAAGAGCAAACTGACCACTTGCTCGGTGTATTTGTCCACCTGAAGCAACATGAGTAGTGGTCCAGCCACATCACACAATTGTTAATATCTGCGAGGAGCTTCATCGTGGCTTAGTGGATCAATTTCACGAGAAAACACCACACTCTGTGCCACATTGACTCGCAATAACCCCAACCAGAAGAGCACAAGCCAGTGGTCTGATCTTGGGAGAGTAAACGAAATGACTCAACCACATGTTTGCGGGAGCAGATATCTCCCGAATCCACCGCTCCCCGCAAACCCTTCATCAACTTTCCCTTCACGTTTCAGTGATGCTTCACGGCCAGGAGGTGCAGCGAATGGGCGACCAGACAGGCTTGCTTCAATATATATCTCAATGCAGTCCAGGATCATCACGCTATGGGCGATAGCGCCTCGGCAGAAAGTCCACGAGAACAGAGTTCATCCGACAGTTGCTGCGGGCGTTGGTGGCTGAGTACTTAATAAATATGGGAAACTTGAGGCACTGCCCGGCCCGCCTTGCTTGAGTCTCGTTTGACATAGATctggaggagaggaagttgTGTCTGAACGGTTACATGCCTCACTGCGGACATACGAGTATTGCAACAGATAGAATGCTAGTAGCAGTCTCGGTGGTAGTTACGGGCTGCTCTTTGTTGGAACCTGGTCCCAATAATCAGCTCTGGATATACCAGCCAGTTTCGAAACgcaagtactccgtacagctTGCCTCGTTCGCAACTATTTTGGTTTTCTGGCACAACCTTTAAGAGTCCATCAATTGCATTGCACAAACAGCCATGCATTACAAGCGCCAAAACACAAGAAACAAGAACCGCAGGTACAACATACCAGAGGGAAAGGAAAATCACCAGCTATTCGCGGAACCAGTCCCGACAGCAAGATGGCGTGGAGCCCTGACATTTTGGTATTGTGACGACCCTCACTCAATCTATGGCGCAAGCTGTCACACTTGATCAAGCCTTTCCTAGCCATCACTGCTTCTTGCTCGTAATTTGGGGAGCCATGACCTGCCGTACGGAACAAAGAGTGTGACACAAATCGTGGGAACTCCGACTAGCCACGGCGTTGGGTATTCGGGAACCAATCCGCAACGGAGACCCGATGACAtgttgccagccttggcccACGAGTATCGGCAGCAAGGGTATTTCGGTTGTCAAAGTAGCAAAATCTCCCCGTTGCTGTTTCAAGAACGTCTGTGGCCGGAAttgtggatgttgaaggaTGCAGATGTTGTGACACCTTTCCCGATTGGGCTAGCGCAGACCGATGTCAACTTCACCACCGAGTTTCGAAACCCAAACATGTTGCAAGACTGCTTCACCACAACCCCGAGAAACGCCACCCATTGTGAATTATCTGCTGTCTACAGTATCAAAGCTGGAGATATGCATTATCGTTTGCCACCGTGATAatgcaaaaagaaaacaagaagaaacggACAAAACTTCAAGATTGATACATGAACTTCGGGCATTGGGCAGGTGCAACATCGAAACTCACCTGGCATCGCAGCCCGTTCCATCGACCTGTGAGTATGGCAGATTCATCACAAGCGAAGATAGAGTGGTATTCTAAATCCAATCTATCGACAATTTCATCGAAATGTAAGGGCTCCGTACGACGTCGACAGGGCTGGGACACGCCGCAGGTTCATGTGCCTTTCTGCATACTCAACATGCAGTCCGCCTATCTGCATCGCAGAACTCGGTCATTTTTCACTTTGGTTGTGGCGTTAGCCTCTCCCTTGGCAGATAATGCGACAAGTTGACCCCCTTGCTGGAGCATGGCCCTGATACCCCGACACACTGTTTAAGTTATCCAAGGCATTCATCGTGGCTGTCACCAACTCCTCGAGACCAATGTCATACCGTACAGCCCGTTGATTGGAGCATCCCTACCATGTTCAAACTTCTGACAAGCTTTGACTCTTCTGCCCAGTTAGGCAAAGATTCGGCTACTTGCTCTCCCGGATGTGATCCCTGGTTCAGCTCGAGGCTGGCATGGCGTCAGTCCCTCGAGACAAGCAACGCCCTCTCCGTCGTCCTCAGCCTTCATACCTGACCCTCCCCCGCGTCCTTCTTTCAATCAACTTGAGACGCAAAACATCGTATTGTATTCATTTGTCttggtttttgtttgtttgaACAACGACTCTTGTCGTCTTGTACGGACTGGGTTGAGCCCATCTTCTTTCGCTTCAACTTGCTTCGCCTAGTCATTCACTTCAAGCCCACCAGATTTTTTCGGCTGTCAGGACAGCCGTTTGATAACGCTTCGCATTTTTGCTCCCTTTCGACATCTGAGCACATTCTCTATTTGGGTTCTTCGCTTCCCCTAATGGTCTTGCAATCACCGTCCTTCAGTGTCACTCTCCTTACACAAAGTATCCGATAGACTGAACACGGGATCTATTCTTATTGTTTTACGCCTTCGTCTCGCTTTAATCACACACCGGCGATTCCAATCCCCTTCTCACATCTCAACGCAACCGACTGTATAGATGACCCCTACCGGTGGCGAATAGCTGCTGGCTACCTGAGCCAAGGCATTGTGCCTTGTCTCTCCGTCGATTACGACAACCCATATACAACGCGTCACACATCTACGTCGACACAATCTCGTCCGCCATCATCCGTAACTACTGGCACGGGATCACATCGTCTTTTATGGATGGATTTGGTGTACGGTGGGCGGAACCACCTCCGGCCGAATTATGGTCCAGGATACCGCAAGTCAAGTCTCCCACGGACGGAGGATTTGATTTCCAAGGGAACAGTTCCTCTGCGTTTATCAATGAGTTGAGATTTGCTGCTTCAAAATCGGTGCGGACATCTTTTGTTATTTTGGCAAGTTTCAATGCGTTAGCGGGTGCGACGACTGCAGCGGGTATTTATTGGGATTGTTACATGAGTTTGAAGAGAAAGGACCCAGACTTGCGGCTGAAGTAAGTGGACGACAATTTTCCAGATAAAAGCTGCGATTGAACGTTTGGTACTAACGCTGAAGACAGATCTTCGTTTTGGAGGATAATTGGCCCTGCTGAAATCTTCCCATTTGCGTTGTCAGTGGGTATTGTGGTGCAAGGGATCATATTCGCAGCCATTCAATCATTTGGTTTGCAAGGCCTTTTGATTCTAGGTTGTGAGCCTCTTTCACAAGTCATGCTGCCAGGTAAGGGTGATCCTATCAAATGGAATAGGTGGTGTTTATTAACCTCATTTCGCGTACGCAGCTTTCTTCATTGTACCGTTCATACAATTCACGTTTGGACTCGAGGCAGCAGTCCAAGCCGTTCGCCTGTACCATCCATTCTCACCACGCCACAAATGGAGTATCCCTGCCTGTCTGGCTCTTACAACAGTTGGCCTGATTGCGGCGTACGTGCTGACTCGATTTGTGCTACCGGCCAACTTTTGCTTCGCCTCTCTCGTCTTCTTTCTCCGCAGATGGGGACTCGGCTGCTTTGGTATCATTGTTGGAATCGCAGCCACTTTGCTCATGGGAAGTGCCACCGCATTCTACCGATTATATCAAATCTCAGGTATCGCTGAGCAGCAGAGAATAACCGCAACTTGGATGGCGTGGTTCATGGCTATGGGCGCACTGATGCTGGTAAGTCTTGGACTTGATCAAACATGATACCTCTCGACACGTTTCTAACTCCTCGGTTCAGTCCATCATGGCACCCTTCTTTTATGTCGTAGCCACAGACGAGTCCCCCAATGCTACAACTGTCCAGTCGCAATTCTCCATGGCTACGGTTGTGGTGGCCAATCTGACAGGACTCATGACTGGGGGAATGTACGTGCTCCTGCGGTCAAGTAgaattggcaagattggtCCCAAGGGCTACTACGAATTTGACTCGCGACGGTCCGTCAGGCGTCCCAAGACGACCGTTCCTCAtagcttcatcttcacaaGACAAATGGAGCAGCCTGTGCCACCGCCTGCACAGCTACCTCAGCGtcgagccagcagcttctaCACTGCACAAGACGTGGAACTTGGAGTCGGTgccgccaacgccatgccCCTGAACGAAGCACAAAAGACGGACGCTCTACCTGACGCTTCCACAGTTGGTGTTGCAACAACCACTCTTGGCCCGGTTCCGTCGCAGGAGCCACTGCCACGGAAGAGCTCTGCATACAACCTCTTCCCCCGAGACACGGCGCCGGATCCCAAGTCCATGTACCTCCTCCCCGCCACAGCCTACATGCCTGCAAACAACGACAAGGCCCTCAACCCCTTTGCCGACGAGCTACCTGCCCCTCCTACCATCCGCTTCTCGGGTAGCAGACACAACCGAGACTCATCGCTTGGGTCATCCGCCACCGTCCCAATCGGCATACGAGTCTCCAACATTAACGACATGCCTCCCGGGCAGTCTTTCTACCAAGttccacctcctcctcgagcTACACGTCCAAGTCGACCCGTCTCAAGGGTCCCCGTTGCCGCAATCCCCGACAGACTCATCATTCCAGACGACGAGGCCAATCCCGAAAACAAGGACAAACAACTCCCCCCCGTACCCCTAGCTTTaatgaagaaggaagccgagAAGGAAGTCAAAGACGATGAAATCCGTCTCAGCCCCACCGTGTACAGTCCCAAAAGAACACCaagcaaaggaaaaggcaaagcTAGCAgtccaacagcaccaccCCCTGGTCCGCGACACTCGCCAGAGAGTTATGGACGCGTCGATGAAGCAGAGTGGATTTAAACCGCTGAAAGAACCGAAAACGAAAAACAATTTCTCTTCTCTTACAGGTGATCATTATTGATCACCATTTTTTCTCCAaggtgttttttttttgtttccttgGGTCCAATAGAAGGATTACAGATAGGATTAACACTGCATTTTACTGTCTTTTCAGTTTTGTCACGATTATGAATGGATGGACCTTGACACAGAAGTCAATGTAAGATGCCGGAAGCCAATGTACAATAGAATGTACATCACCGGTATAGCGTAGTCAACCAATGAATTTTAAACATAGGAATCAAATCAAGTTTAATAAATCAACTCAAAAACATGTCTACAACCGTGAATCACTCTATAACTCATCGGGTATCAAGTTTCTATGCCTCTAATAATGCAAACCCATCTCAACCCGTCTTCACCTTGTCCCTCCGCTCCCACTTCTCCCACCCAGCCTGGCAAACATCCTCACTCACAACCAGATCCCGCACCCTCAACGCCTTCGCAATCGGTAACTCCAGCCCCCACGCCAGCAGCCCCGTCCGCCGCACCACCGCCGTCACAGCAAACCACCCCAGCCCAATCACCACGCCGGCCACGCTCCCCACGATAACCTGCCTGGGCGTATGGTAATTCAAGTATATCCTGCTCCATGCCGTGAGCCCAGCCACCACGGCCGTCACGAGAGCTATGCCCGCACGCTCGACCACCGTCCACGACCGAGTGTGCCCTGCGTGCGGCGCCTGCGTCTGCGGCCTGTGCCGTAGCAAGAGGAACAGCGTGAGGGAGACGCTCCAGAAGGCGACGAACTGCGCGTGCGAGCTGGGCATGCCGTAGCCCTTGCCGTGGATTCTGCGCGGCCGCTCCTCCTTGATGAGGCgtttgaggaggaagttgagcGCTTCGCAGCCCAGTTGGCCTAGGAACATGAGTGCGATTTCGACCTCGCGCGTCGTGAGGATGAGGGTCGTGTAGACTATGCAGAGGGCTTGCGGGAGGAGGGCTAGGTAGGCGCAGAGGAGGGAGAGAGGGTCTTCTGGGTCCTGTGGTTGTGTTAGTTTGTGCTTTGGTTTGGAGGTGTTGTAACAATGCGGAGGGGGATGAAACGTACATAGTAGACGTGGGTGACGGAGAGCGACGCCAGTGGCGCAGTGTCGTCAATCATGGCTTCTGATGCTGGGGGTTGGGATTATGAATTCATAGCTGAGTTTGGAAACGGGGGATGAGCAACGGCGTCGCCCTCTTTAAGTGAGGTCGAGGTTCGTGGTAACAAAGCGGCGGACGGACTCGTGATGTCAATGGGGGGACAAACGGACCCTGGCATGTGCCTGGGGGCAGAATCGTCACCGCCTGCCTCGTTTATTTCGTGGGGGTGACGTCCAGCTGTTCAtgtttttggaaatggccattTCGACCAAGTTGTGAATCTCATCTTGCAAGGGACTAGATTTTATTTCCCGCATTTCATTTCTCGACCTTATTGGTGTATGAACCTGGGCTTTACATTCCAGAGTTGTCAAGTCGCTGAGTAGATTCTGCGAAGTGGGCTGTGGAACCTTGAAGAGTCATACCGCAACAGTCGACCACGGAAGCGCGACGAAACTCCATCTCGGCGTGTATTCGAGAATTTACTACATTCATCTTATTTCAGCGTCAATTCTTACATGATAAGAGAAGTAGACGATACTAAAAAAGAAAGATAGCTTCGTCCACCATCCAGTCACTTGCTAGCTACTCCACCAAATTAGCACGCAGGTCTGTCAGCAGTTGGCCACCATTTCGCCACAAActgctcttttttttcttacAAAGAAAATACAGATGCTTCGCTCATATCGCGCAACTCATTTATAGCACATACATCTTACCACGCATACAAACACATCGTTCATGAAGCTTAGATGATGCAATCCCGTCACATACAGGCACattctcaacaccatggataGTGCGGGGGACGACGACGACCCCCGGTTTATGGAACTCGAAACCTTGGAGGCTATATACCCCGAGATACGCCACTCACACTCTCCCGAATCATCGAAAAGCGGTGGATCGAGGTTTTCTTTTGAGCTTGAACTTCCAGTAGAACCGGCAAAACCTGTTACAGTCCTCTTCCCGGCTGCTTCGACTGGTGTACCGGATGAGCGAGGAGCCCcggcatcaacatcaactgcaGCTCTGGCGGCGTCGACAAACGGTGCACCAGGAGAACCAGTTGATTCTCTGCTTGTATCTCACTTACCTCCGCTGTCATTGAGAATTACCCTCCCGGATGGATATCCCTCTGATAAACCGCCTGTTGTTACAATCTCCACTACACCGCAGTGGCTTTCGCAGGCAACAGTGCGTACCCTAGAGGATGATGGACCGAGATTGTGGGAAGAAGCTGGGAGAGACATGGTCGCGTACACGTACATTGATCATTTGCAGAGGGAGGCGGAGAATGTGTTTGGAGCTATCAGTTCCAAGGGAACTTTGGAGGTTGATCCTGAACACAAGCTTGCCGTGTTGGACTTTGacatcaacgccaagaaggcagcaTTTGAGAAGGAGACGTTTGAGTGTGGTATATGCCTAGGTAAGGATGCCATTGTACTTCCTCTCAGAGATGGGACTTGCGACCATTATATTTGAAAGACGCCCACTAACTAAGTACAGACCCCAAGAAAGGCTCCAAATGCCACAAGATGCTAGACTGCGGCCACATCTTCTGCCTCCAATGCCTCCAAGACTTCTACACCGACGCCATAAAAGAAGGCAACCTCTCTACGGTCCGCTGCCTCACACCAAACTGCTCCAAAGAGCgcgcatcatcaacctccaccgCCAAAGGCAAGACCAAAGCCGTCATCAGCCCCAGCGAACTGCTCCAGATCGGTCTCCCAGAGGACATGGTCAAACGCTACGTAACCCTCAAGTACAAGACGGAACTCGAAGCTGACAAGGACACCATCTACTGTCCTCGCCAATGGTGCAATGGGGCCGCTCGCTCCAAAAGGCACAAAAAGCCCGAAGGTCTCGAGTTTGCAGACTCCTCTGGCGAAGACACAGCAGACACAGTCACCGCGAACAACGCCAACGAGGACGCAAACGACGAAAAgggcagcaagaagaagaacaaagtCAAGAAATTTGACCCGGCAGACTTACTCTCCGTCTGTGAGGACTGCGGGTTCGCCTTCTGCAGCAGATGTATGCAGACGTGGCACGGGGAGTTCGTACGCTGTGCGCCAAAGCGCAACAAGGACGAACTAacagaggaggagaaggcgTCGTTGGAATATCTACAGCTTCACACTAGTCCCTGTCCTACGTGTAATGCGCCGGCGCAGAAAACCCATGGGTGCAACCATATGATTTGTTCGAGGTGCGACACACACTTCTGCTACTTGTGTTCGTCGTGGTTGGATCCCGCAAATCCATACAAGCACTACAATACACAGGCCGGCGGGAAAGTCACATCTTGCTATATGCGGCTCTGGGAACTGGAaggcggcgacggcgacgacgtTGGACTAGGCTACGTCGGTGGAAGAGGACCAGCACAACTACCCgccgaagacgaggaaaTCGTCCACATCGTCCCCGAGATCGAAGAACCCGAGTCTGAAGGAGATTCTGAAtccgatgacgacgacgagccTATCGAGCAGAACCCCCCTGTAGCAGTCGCCCGCGAAGCCCCCCTCGTCCTCCGCCTAATGGACAATCAACCTCGTCGAGAGCCTGCGCCCCAACCACCgccagccagagcaagaGGAGGACGCGGTCGAGGTCAAGCTAGAGGACGAggccatcaacacccaaaCCAAATCCCCGCCCCTCGAGGCGCCGCCCATCGCCGCGGCCAACCCCCTCCACGAGCAAGAGGAAGAGCACCGCGTGGCAACAGACAGCATAATCCTCATCATGGCGCAGACCAAGATGCAAATGCGAATGCCAACGAAAATGCAAATGCCCTCGATCCAGCACAGGCAGCCTGGGTCCGCCACTTTGTTCAGATGGCCCTCATAGACGCAGAAGACCAGGTCGAGGGCGGAGATTCCGATTCCGACGACGGAAACTGGCGCATTCGCTGACCTGCCTCTCGTGCGATGTGTCAAATCATGAGGAGGGGCCACGACGTTCTTGGCGGGCGGAAGCGTGAAAGACTCCCACggagatgagaaggagtgTGTTGAGGTGGTTGGATTCTGTTGGGGGCGTAGCCGAATATTCTCGGTTGAGGGAAGTGAAAAATTGGGATGGGCATTGAATAAATGGTTGATTTAGCGGGCATGGAATTATTTACATCTTGAGTTATTACGACGACGTGGCATTTGTGCTTTGTTCTGTCTGCTGTGTGCGTTTCTGGCTATCAATGGCTACATTCGTGTTGAGAATTGGGCATGACTTCCTACGGGGCATGTATGCGATATTGACGTGGAAAATCTACTGTCATTACGCCGAGATAATGGCGCCGCATTTTGAAAATTCCACATTCACATGCCTCAATCGTCGGGCTGCATGTCAGGATGTGTATGGAAGAGCCGTAATTATGCCATATCCACGACAATTTATATCCCCATGTTTAACGGAGTCCTTTGTTTTGCCCAAAGCCCCCCCCAAATGGCCCCCATGACGCCACTcgacaaaacaaaaaactTGACAAGTGCCAACGGAACCCCGTCCATGAACTTGATATCACGGCCTCAAATCATATCATTGAAGTAGAAACTTGCGGCACCGCTATAAAtggaaggaggagggggaCCCTGAGTCGAAACATATTAATTGTAGTGTTAATACAAGGTTATATCCGGGGCGCCTCGTTGGACCACAGCGGCGCTAAGGGTATGCATAGCCTCTAAAACCTGTTTTCTAAATTCATTGGAATGCATACATGTATGCTACCTGGCCCAGACGTTAGAAACATCAGACCAAGAATGTGGAATAAGGCTGGGATTTGTTTCACACACCAGCGCTGTTCCTAAAAACATGTTCGCAGCTAATTTTAGCGCCCGTGTGAAACCACCTGCGTTCCGTGTAGAGAGCGTAAATTAAGAATTTCAGAGATGTGGTAGGCAGACATGGAAAAATTGAGCAGTCACTGGCAAAACCTCTCCTTAGAGCATCGGAGGATCCAAAATGGTCGGTCAAGTTTTTTGTTGGCGGGTTTGAAGACGGAGCAATATTCTCCGCCTTACCCTTACGACAGCAGGGTCAGGATGTGTCTTCTCTTATCCTTCGGTGACGAAATCGTGAGCCGGGCGTTGCCGATGAACAACAGAGAAGAACCCCCGAGACTTCACGCACACCTGGCTCGTCCCCCCATGGGATCGACCGACGAATCTGCAATCTGGAACCGAGTCCCGGAGTTCATTCAGGGGCCGTAAGGGATGTGAAATgcagaaggccaagaacGGCGACAGGGACAGGGACAATTGATCAAAGGAACTAATGTCGTCCATTGCCAAGTGGTAGCGTTGGGGTTTGGCAACCAGAGAAATCCATGACTGCCAAAATGAATGACCCGAATGCCACCGCAGGACGGTATGTGAATGGCCGTCTTTTTGTTATTTCCTGTTCCTTTCTCTATTTTTGCATGCAAATACGGAGAACTCCGTACTGCCCCGGTAAATTcggtgacgacgatggaAACCAGCATGTTCACAAGGGGTATTCGCTTTGCAGCAGTAAGCAATTTGGGGGCCGAACGACCCAAACGCATCTTGCATGCGGATGGTTCTAAAATACCTGGAGTACTTAGAAGCAGGATCATCTCAACTGACACCAAAGGAATGGTACTTTTAATCAAGCTACCAAGCGTGTTTGAAGAGGAACTGCCGAGCCTGGATGCAAGAAATGTAATGTTGCGTCCAAGATTTTATGGACGCAAGCCGCCGCTTTCTTCTCAGAGAAGTAAGTACAGGCAGGGGTTTGGGAAGATGATAGCTCTTGACTGGGTGGACAAActtcaacaaacaaaaagtctGGCCTGACTTGTGTGATTCGGGCCTTTCATCGCTTCAGAGGACCCC from the Pochonia chlamydosporia 170 chromosome 6, whole genome shotgun sequence genome contains:
- a CDS encoding emopamil-binding protein (similar to Metarhizium robertsii ARSEF 23 XP_007823482.2) — translated: MADLPPDLFDQTTIISLLATVAIVLVAYLTSKSVLPASTSSTLRFLFIWHLADALCHFILEGSFLYHCFFSYITPTADTDVASLFPTPFNFLGWENQRIYGPQSGGDNPFAQLWMVYARADKRWAGIDLGVVSLELLTVFFDGPVALYICYLISKGSPKVNFWMIVLATAELYGGFMTFCPEWLTGNVNLDSSNFMYMWVYLVFFNGLWVVIPLYAMWYSYSQISSAFAVQGTKKKI
- a CDS encoding dolichyl pyrophosphate phosphatase (similar to Metarhizium acridum CQMa 102 XP_007806857.1) produces the protein MIDDTAPLASLSVTHVYYDPEDPLSLLCAYLALLPQALCIVYTTLILTTREVEIALMFLGQLGCEALNFLLKRLIKEERPRRIHGKGYGMPSSHAQFVAFWSVSLTLFLLLRHRPQTQAPHAGHTRSWTVVERAGIALVTAVVAGLTAWSRIYLNYHTPRQVIVGSVAGVVIGLGWFAVTAVVRRTGLLAWGLELPIAKALRVRDLVVSEDVCQAGWEKWERRDKVKTG
- a CDS encoding ring finger protein (similar to Magnaporthe oryzae 70-15 XP_003718272.1), whose protein sequence is MDSAGDDDDPRFMELETLEAIYPEIRHSHSPESSKSGGSRFSFELELPVEPAKPVTVLFPAASTGVPDERGAPASTSTAALAASTNGAPGEPVDSLLVSHLPPLSLRITLPDGYPSDKPPVVTISTTPQWLSQATVRTLEDDGPRLWEEAGRDMVAYTYIDHLQREAENVFGAISSKGTLEVDPEHKLAVLDFDINAKKAAFEKETFECGICLDPKKGSKCHKMLDCGHIFCLQCLQDFYTDAIKEGNLSTVRCLTPNCSKERASSTSTAKGKTKAVISPSELLQIGLPEDMVKRYVTLKYKTELEADKDTIYCPRQWCNGAARSKRHKKPEGLEFADSSGEDTADTVTANNANEDANDEKGSKKKNKVKKFDPADLLSVCEDCGFAFCSRCMQTWHGEFVRCAPKRNKDELTEEEKASLEYLQLHTSPCPTCNAPAQKTHGCNHMICSRCDTHFCYLCSSWLDPANPYKHYNTQAGGKVTSCYMRLWELEGGDGDDVGLGYVGGRGPAQLPAEDEEIVHIVPEIEEPESEGDSESDDDDEPIEQNPPVAVAREAPLVLRLMDNQPRREPAPQPPPARARGGRGRGQARGRGHQHPNQIPAPRGAAHRRGQPPPRARGRAPRGNRQHNPHHGADQDANANANENANALDPAQAAWVRHFVQMALIDAEDQVEGGDSDSDDGNWRIR